A single genomic interval of Nonomuraea rubra harbors:
- a CDS encoding ribonuclease domain-containing protein — protein MHAPPRSRPSWPVRLAVVLSALTTLVGLAGVAPANAAVYSSCTISRCADARSAKSIWASKGYPTSAGWYSWPDGRYNYTGGRHYNREGQLPANAIYYEYDVYSRARGAARDAYRIVVNRSTGAAWFSPNHYTDFHRL, from the coding sequence GTGCACGCTCCGCCGCGCTCCCGCCCGTCCTGGCCGGTACGGCTGGCCGTCGTCCTGTCCGCCCTCACCACCCTCGTCGGGCTGGCCGGGGTCGCCCCCGCCAACGCCGCGGTCTACAGCTCCTGCACCATCTCCCGCTGCGCCGACGCCCGCTCGGCCAAGTCGATCTGGGCCTCCAAGGGGTACCCCACCAGCGCCGGCTGGTACTCCTGGCCCGACGGCAGGTACAACTACACCGGCGGACGCCACTACAACCGCGAGGGGCAGCTGCCCGCCAACGCGATCTACTACGAGTACGACGTGTACTCTCGTGCCCGGGGCGCCGCGCGTGACGCGTACCGGATCGTCGTCAACCGCAGCACCGGCGCGGCCTGGTTCTCGCCGAACCACTACACCGACTTCCACCGCCTCTAG